The Pochonia chlamydosporia 170 chromosome 1, whole genome shotgun sequence genome window below encodes:
- a CDS encoding zinc finger domain-containing protein (similar to Metarhizium robertsii ARSEF 23 XP_007820531.1), whose product MTMTLDASQQQRFAPPLNFDYPHHHGQQPTFSNPWSSSTSPPQSAPTAGNPLFVGSQHQSGMNPNMMAGKGPVGRAGSSSTSSMASYGSLPVASTGADLLSMNRMQTTSATYGDATYATSASPVNGHFAPGSAAPYDAIGYAPAPLRQSHFGIGPEADSARRGFPQPMPSHADERRSFADALDASHGMLAMSQETPRNIYGARNDRSSVDSYGFPSTHSTSSSISSGNFSSYYGDSVSDYSSAAGSDIESVNSRTLPRPQGLMGSQIPPAPQSMMGQFSSKVSSSTQKKHKCKVCDKRFTRPSSLQTHMYSHTGEKPFACEVEGCGRHFSVVSNLRRHRKVHRGDARSEAGSEDHQSD is encoded by the exons ATGACCATGACCCTAGACgcttctcaacaacagcgCTTCGCGCCTCCGTTGAACTTTGACtatcctcaccaccacggGCAACAACCAACTTTTTCGAACCCATggtcctcttcaacatctcctCCACAGTCGGCACCCACGGCGGGTAATCCTTTGTTTGTCGGCAGCCAACACCAATCTGGCATGAATCCCAATATGATGGCTGGTAAAGGACCGGTGGGAAGAgcaggcagcagcagcacatcCTCCATGGCATCGTACGGCTCTTTACCCGTAGCTTCAACAGGGGCTG ATCTGTTGAGCATGAACCGTATGCAAACCACATCTGCCACTTATGGTGATGCTACTTATGCGACTTCAGCTTCTCCTGTCAATGGCCACTTCGCGCCTGGGTCTGCTGCTCCTTATGATGCCATTGGCTATGCACCGGCGCCTCTTCGACAGTCTCACTTCGGCATTGGTCCTGAGGCAGACTCAGCTCGACGAGGATTTCCTCAACC GATGCCTTCTCATGCTGATGAGAGAAGGAGCTTTGCTGACGCCTTGGATGCCAGTCACGGCATGCTGGCAATGAGCCAGGAAACTCCACGCAACATCTACGGTGCCCGAAACGACCGTTCTTCAGTGGACTCTTATGGATTTCCCTCTACGCACTCCACCAGCTCCTCAATCTCCAGCGGCAATTTTAGTTCATACTATGGCGATTCAGTATCAGATTATTCTTCGGCCGCTGGGTCAGACATTGAATCTGTCAACTCGAGAACTCTGCCCAGACCTCAGGGCCTCATGGGCTCACAGATCCCCCCAGCGCCTCAATCTATGATGGGACAATTCAGCTCCAAGGTCTCATCAAGCACACAAAAGAAGCACAAGTGCAAAGTTTGTGACAAGCGATTTACTCGACCGAGCTCGTTGCAGACTCACATGTACAGCCACACTGGCGAGAAGC CGTTTGCCTGTGAAGTAGAAGGCTGTGGACGGCACTTTTCCGTCGTTTCTAATTTGCGCCGACATCGAAAAGTTCACCGAGGCGACGCCCGCTCAGAAGCAGGATCTGAAGACCACCAATCAGACTGA